From the Platichthys flesus chromosome 6, fPlaFle2.1, whole genome shotgun sequence genome, one window contains:
- the LOC133955126 gene encoding unconventional myosin-Va-like isoform X1 yields the protein MAASELYSRYARVWLPDAAEVWRSAELIKDYTAGDLTLALQLEDGTEVEYKIDPRTNNLPPLRNPNILVGENDLTSLSYLHEPAVLHNLKVRFIDSKLIYTYCGIVLVAINPYESLPIYEADIINAYSGQNMGDMDPHIFAVAEEAYKQMARDERNQSIIVSGESGAGKTVSAKFAMRYFATVSSSGDTSVEDRVLASSPIMEALGNAKTTRNDNSSRFGKYIEIGFDKKHCIIGANMRTYLLEKSRVVFQAHGERNYHIFYQLCASSHLPEFKAFKLGCADDFHCINQGQSPVIDGVDDAKEMRSTRKAFSLLGISESDQMEIYQIMASILHLSNVEIKDQSTDRSSISPDNVHLMVFCELMGVPCEEMAHWLCHRTLKTTTETYVKSFSKVNAVNGRDALAKHIYAKLFSVIVGSINSALKTGAKQHSFIGVLDIYGFETFDVNSFEQFCINYANEKLQQQFNLHVFKLEQEEYMKEEISWTLIDFYDNQPCIDLIEAKLGVLDLLDEECKMPKGSDDTWAQKLYNTLLKQNVHFDKPRLSNRAFIIHHFADKVEYQCEGFLEKNKDTVNEEQINVLKKSQFDLLLKLFEEDEKAKGSTNKRTGVTGRAGPSHKDNKKTVGLQFRQSLHLLMDTLNATSPHYVRCIKPNDDKSPFTLDPVRAVQQLRACGVLETIRISATGFPSRWTYQEFFRRYRVLMKQKDVLNDIKQTCKNLLEKLVKDQDKYQFGKNKIFFRAGQVAYLEKLRSDKLRMACVSIQKTIRCWLARKKYLRMKGSAITIQRYVRGHQARCYVQGLRRTRAAIVIQRNVRMWVNRRHYQQQRLAAITIQCFLRAYMARKQYYKLMFEQKAVVIQKWVKGWLARQRYKRTMASIVLLQSCVRRIQAKKELKKLKLEARSVEHFKKLNYGMENKIMQLQHKINDQQKENKELRERLSVVEKTQSIERERQSREIENLRRSEQKVRGQAETLPSLLEQLSFLQHELENTRREKEDLEEQTKVYKEQTQQVVEELNMKNSLLNSEKDELNTLFVEQAQKLTEITTNVENTKQMEKDLMEERSRYQGLLSEHLHLEEQNRDLKEKMDLSIQSSSKPGHKRTDSNYSSYSSEFSLSVGSTEGEDRSSQKEDETEATVDLPVLLKLQRRVKELEQEKQSLWQQLDKREEAKQEKAKEVEEQRTVGRTELDLETLKRQELESDNKKLKQDLNELRKSLTNENSESMPPDPGTRPYEVLMEQLTSSNEELEMRKEEVLLLRSHMVRQEALKHKDSLLGESVKLDLSEIPSFKDIDRSLDIHTLNEDGELWLAYEGLKETNTFLESQMQEMERVHSDKCQSLLEEVNKLKAEKEQQQKLLAQSLLLPEDARIDASLKHEIIRLTNDNLENMDRQEKQDKIIRKLKKQLKFYMKKVGDYEANTQQMTDAAAMNAPMRAVHITRKEKEYQGMLKYTEGEENRLLKNLVTDLKPRGVAVSLIPGLPAYIIFMCLRYADYVNNDRRVSNLLNSTISSIKGVIKRRAGDFEVVSFWLANSCRLLHCLKQYSGDEVFMTHNTAKQNEQCLSNFELSEYQQVFGDLAIQIYCQLIKSMENVMQPLIVASMLEHETIQGVLGSKPTGLRKRSTSYPEEEAVTVEVLLQRLGLFHTTMSQHGMDPDLIKQVVKQQFYIICAVTLNHLLLRKDMCSWSKGLQIRYNIWQLEEWLAERELSDCGAKETLEPLVQAAQLLQIKKKTEADAQAICSMCTALTTAQILKVLTLYTPVIEFEERVPTAFITTIKNILKDRGESAPLMMDGNKIFSVTLPFTPSTVALETIQVPASLNLSFLTRI from the exons GAATTGTCCTGGTTGCCATAAATCCCTATGAGAGCTTGCCCATATATGAAGCTGACATCATCAATGCCTACAGTGGGCAGAACATGGGGGACATGGACCCCCATATATTTGCAGTGGCGGAGGAAGCATATAAACAGATGGCCAG GGATGAAAGAAATCAATCCATCATAGTGAGCGGGGAGTCTGGAGCGGGCAAAACCGTCTCTGCTAAGTTTGCTATGCGTTACTTTGCCACAGTCAGCTCTTCTGGGGACACCAGTGTTGAGGATCGAGTCCTCGCCTCCAGCCCCATCATGGAG GCCCTCGGGAATGCCAAGACAACAAGGAACGACAACAGCAGTCGCTTCGGGAAGTACATTGAGATTGGGTTTGACAAGAAGCATTGTATAATTGGTGCTAACATGAGAACCTACTTACTGGAAAAGTCCAGGGTTGTGTTTCAG GCCCATGGAGAAAGGAACTATCATATATTCTATCAGCTGTGTGCCTCTTCACATTTACCAGAGTTCAAGGCCTTTAAGTTAG GTTGCGCAGATGACTTCCACTGTATTAACCAGGGTCAGAGCCCAGTCATAGATGGAGTGGATGATGCCAAAGAGATGCGCAGCACCAGGAAGGCCTTCTCACTTTTAG GAATCTCTGAAAGTGACCAAATGGAAATTTACCAGATAATGGCATCTATTCTCCACCTTAGCAATGTGGAGATTAAAGATCAGTCAACAGACAGAAGCAGCATCTCG CCAGATAATGTGCACCTGATGGTGTTTTGTGAGCTGATGGGGGTTCCATGCGAAGAAATGGCCCACTGGTTGTGTCACAGGACGCTCAAGACGACCACAGAAACCTACGTGAAGTCTTTCTCCAAAGTGAACGCGGTCAATGGCCGAGATGCCCTGGCTAAACACATCTATGCCAAACTCTTCAGCGTGATTGTGGGGAGTATTAACAGCGCTTTAAAAACTGGAGCCAAACAACACTCATTCATTGGTGTGCTCGACATTTACGG GTTTGAAACATTTGATGTGAACAGCTTTGAGCAGTTTTGCATCAATTATGCCAATGAGAAGCTTCAACAACAGTTCAACCTG CATGTTTTCAAATTGGAGCAAGAGGAGTACATGAAAGAGGAGATCTCCTGGACATTGATCGACTTCTATGACAACCAGCCGTGCATTGATCTAATTGAGGCGAAGCTGGGAGTCCTGGACCTCCTTGATGAGGAAtgcaag ATGCCAAAAGGCTCTGATGACACATGGGCCCAAAAACTGTACAACACCCTCCTGAAGCAGAATGTCCACTTTGATAAACCCAGGTTATCAAACAGAGCTTTCATCATCCATCACTTTGCAGACAAG GTGGAGTACCAGTGTGAGGGCttcctggagaaaaacaaggaCACGGTCAATGAGGAGCAAATAAATGTGCTGAAAAAGAGCCAG TTTGATTTGCTTCTGAAATTGTTTGAGGAAGATGAGAAGGCAAAGGGTTCCACCAACAAACGTACTGGCGTAACTGGAAGGGCTGGTCCAAGTCATAAGGATAACAAGAAGACTGTTGGACTGCAG TTTCGACAGTCTCTACATTTGCTGATGGACACACTTAATGCTACGAGTCCTCACTACGTACGCTGCATTAAGCCAAATGATGATAAATCTCCGTTCAC CTTGGACCCTGTGAGGGCAGTGCAGCAGCTGCGTGCATGTGGTGTCCTCGAGACAATCCGGATCTCAGCAACCGGCTTCCCATCTAG GTGGACCTATCAAGAATTCTTCAGACGTTATCGGGTCCTCATGAAGCAAAAAGATGTTCTCAATGATATAAAACAGACATGCAAAAATCTCCTAGAAAAACTTGTGAAG GACCAGGATAAGTACCAGTTTGGCAAAAACAAGATCTTCTTCAGGGCTGGTCAGGTGGCTTACCTGGAGAAGCTGCGTTCCGACAAGCTGCGTATGGCTTGTGTCAGCATCCAGAAGACTATCCGCTGCTGGTTAGCCCGCAAAAAGTATCTGAGGATGAAGGGTTCTGCCATTACCATTCAGAGATATGTACGGGGCCACCAGGCCCGTTG ttATGTTCAGGGTCTACGAAGAACCAGAGCAGCCATTGTCATCCAGCGGAACGTTCGCATGTGGGTGAACAGGAGACACTATCAGCAGCAGCGCTTGGCAGCCATCACCATCCAGTGCTTCCTGAGGGCCTACATGGCCAGAAAGCAGTATTATAAG TTGATGTTTGAGCAAAAGGCTGTTGTGATCCAGAAGTGGGTGAAAGGCTGGCTGGCCAGACAGCGTTACAAACGCACCATGGCATCTATCGtcctgctgcagagctgtgtgCGCCGCATACAGGCCAAGAAGGAATTAaagaagctgaagctggagGCGCGCTCTGTTGAGCACTTTAAGAAGCTCAACTATGGCATGGAGAACAAAAtcatgcagctgcagcacaagaTAAATGATCAG caaaaagaaaacaaagagctcCGTGAGAGGCTGAGTGTTGTGGAGAAGACCCAGagtatagagagagagagacagagcagagagattgAGAACCTACGTAGATCCGAGCAGAAGGTCCGAGGCCAGGCAGAGACACTTCCCTCTCTGCTGGAGCAGCTCTCCTTCCTTCAACATGAGTTGGAAAACACgcgcagagagaaagaagaccTGGAGGAGCAGACAAAGGTCTATAAGGAGCAGACTCAACAGGTAG TAGAAGAGCTTAATATGAAGAACAGCTTGTTGAACAGTGAAAAAGACGAACTCAACACATTATTCGTTGAACAAGCACAAAAGTTAACAG agaTTACAACCAACGTAGAGAACACTAAACAGATGGAGAAGGACTTAATGGAAGAACGTTCTCGCTACCAAGGTCTGCTGAGTGAACACCTGCACCTGGAGGAGCAGAACAGAGACCTGAAAGAGAAGATGGATCTCAGCATT CAGAGTTCAAGCAAACCTGGTCACAAGAGGACAGACTCCAACTACAGCAGTTACTCCTCAGAGTTTAGTCTGAGCGTAGGTTCTACAGAGGGAGAGGACAGATCTTCACAGAAAGAG GATGAGACCGAGGCCACGGTGGACCTGCCTGTGCTTCTGAAGCTCCAGAGAAGAGTGAAGGAactggagcaggagaaacaGTCACTGTGGCAGCAGCTAGATAAGAGAGAAGAAGCCAAACAAGAAAAGGCAAAA gaggtggaggagcagagaactGTTGGCAGAACAGAACTGGATTTGGAGACACTGAAG AGGCAAGAGTTGGAGTCTGACAACAAGAAGCTGAAACAGGATCTGAACGAGCTGCGAAAGTCTCTGACCAATGAGAACAGTGAGTCGATGCCTCCTGACCCTGGTACCCGGCCCTACGAGGTACTGATGGAACAACTCACCTCCTCCAacgaggagctggagatgagaaaagaagaagtgcTGCTGCTTCGATCGCATATGGTCCGCCAAGAAGCTCTTAAACATAAG GACTCTCTACTGGGCGAGAGTGTGAAATTAGACCTCAGTGAAATTCCCTCGTTTAAAGACATTGACAG ATCCCTGGATATCCATACTCTGAATGAAGATGGAGAGCTATGGCTGGCTTATGAAGGCTTAAAAGAGACCAACAC GTTCCTGGAGAGCCAGATGCAGGAGATGGAGCGTGTTCACAGTGATAAGTGCCAGAGTCTTCTCGAGGAGGTGAACAAGCTGAAGGctgagaaggagcagcagcagaagctgtTGGCTCAGAGCCTCCTTCTGCCTGAAGACGCCCGAATCGACGCCAGCCTGAAGCATGAGATCATACGGCTCACCAATGATAACCTG GAGAACATGGATCGgcaagaaaaacaagataaaatcaTACGCAAGTTGAAAAAGCAACTTAAATTTTACATGAAAAAAGTTGGCGATTATGAAG CAAACACTCAACAAATGACCGATGCCGCTGCAATGAACGCTCCAATGAGAGCTGTTCATATCACCCGCAAGGAGAAAGAGTATCAGGGCATGTTGAAGTACACGGAGGGCGAGGAGAACCGCCTGCTAAAAAATCTGGTCACAG ATCTGAAGCCTCGCGGCGTAGCAGTTAGCCTCATTCCTGGGCTTCCTGCCTACATCATCTTTATGTGCCTCCGGTACGCGGACTATGTGAATAATGACCGGAGAGTCAGCAATCTGCTCAATTCCACCATCAGCAGCATTAAAGGGGTCATCAAG AGACGAGCAGGTGATTTCGAAGTAGTTTCCTTTTGGTTGGCCAACAGCTGCCGGCTGCTGCACTGTTTGAAGCAGTACAGTGGAGATGAG GTCTTCATGACGCACAACACTGCCAAACAAAACGAGCAGTGCTTGTCCAACTTTGAACTGTCAGAGTACCAGCAGGTCTTTGGTGACCTGGCCATTCAAATCTACTGTCAGCTCATCAAGAGCATGGAGAACGTCATGCAGCCCCTGATAG TGGCAAGCATGCTGGAGCACGAGACGATCCAGGGAGTCCTGGGGTCCAAACCGACAggcctgaggaagaggagcacgaGTTacccagaggaggaggctgtcACCGTGGAAGTCCTCCTGCAGCGTCTTGGCCTCTTCCACACCACCATGAGTCAGCATGGGATGGACCCAGACCTCATCAAACAGGTGGTGAAGCAGCAGTTCTACATCATCTGCGCAGTCACCCTCAACCACCTGCTGCTGCGGAAGGACATGTGCTCCTGGAGTAAAGGCCTGCAGATCAG GTACAATATTTGGCAACTGGAGGAGTGGCTGGCGGAGCGGGAGTTGTCAGACTGTGGTGCCAAGGAGACTCTGGAGCCGCTGGTACAGGCTGCACAGCTTCTGCAGATCAAGAAGAAGACGGAGGCTGATGCCCAAGCTATCTGCAGCATGTGCACCGCCCTCACCACGGCACAG ATTTTGAAAGTGTTGACCCTGTACACTCCAGTGATTGAATTTGAAGAGCGAGTGCCAACCGCTTTCATCACAACTATTAAA aacATTTTGAAAGACAGAGGTGAGTCGGCCCCTTTGATGATGGACGGCAACAAGATCTTCTCCGTCACGCTCCCCTTCACACCCTCCACTGTGGCTCTGGAGACCATCCAGGTTCCTGCTAGTCTTAATCTGAGCTTCCTCACCCGCATCTAA
- the LOC133955126 gene encoding unconventional myosin-Va-like isoform X2 produces MAASELYSRYARVWLPDAAEVWRSAELIKDYTAGDLTLALQLEDGTEVEYKIDPRTNNLPPLRNPNILVGENDLTSLSYLHEPAVLHNLKVRFIDSKLIYTYCGIVLVAINPYESLPIYEADIINAYSGQNMGDMDPHIFAVAEEAYKQMARDERNQSIIVSGESGAGKTVSAKFAMRYFATVSSSGDTSVEDRVLASSPIMEALGNAKTTRNDNSSRFGKYIEIGFDKKHCIIGANMRTYLLEKSRVVFQAHGERNYHIFYQLCASSHLPEFKAFKLGCADDFHCINQGQSPVIDGVDDAKEMRSTRKAFSLLGISESDQMEIYQIMASILHLSNVEIKDQSTDRSSISPDNVHLMVFCELMGVPCEEMAHWLCHRTLKTTTETYVKSFSKVNAVNGRDALAKHIYAKLFSVIVGSINSALKTGAKQHSFIGVLDIYGFETFDVNSFEQFCINYANEKLQQQFNLHVFKLEQEEYMKEEISWTLIDFYDNQPCIDLIEAKLGVLDLLDEECKMPKGSDDTWAQKLYNTLLKQNVHFDKPRLSNRAFIIHHFADKVEYQCEGFLEKNKDTVNEEQINVLKKSQFDLLLKLFEEDEKAKGSTNKRTGVTGRAGPSHKDNKKTVGLQFRQSLHLLMDTLNATSPHYVRCIKPNDDKSPFTLDPVRAVQQLRACGVLETIRISATGFPSRWTYQEFFRRYRVLMKQKDVLNDIKQTCKNLLEKLVKDQDKYQFGKNKIFFRAGQVAYLEKLRSDKLRMACVSIQKTIRCWLARKKYLRMKGSAITIQRYVRGHQARCYVQGLRRTRAAIVIQRNVRMWVNRRHYQQQRLAAITIQCFLRAYMARKQYYKLMFEQKAVVIQKWVKGWLARQRYKRTMASIVLLQSCVRRIQAKKELKKLKLEARSVEHFKKLNYGMENKIMQLQHKINDQQKENKELRERLSVVEKTQSIERERQSREIENLRRSEQKVRGQAETLPSLLEQLSFLQHELENTRREKEDLEEQTKVYKEQTQQVVEELNMKNSLLNSEKDELNTLFVEQAQKLTEITTNVENTKQMEKDLMEERSRYQGLLSEHLHLEEQNRDLKEKMDLSISSSKPGHKRTDSNYSSYSSEFSLSVGSTEGEDRSSQKEDETEATVDLPVLLKLQRRVKELEQEKQSLWQQLDKREEAKQEKAKEVEEQRTVGRTELDLETLKRQELESDNKKLKQDLNELRKSLTNENSESMPPDPGTRPYEVLMEQLTSSNEELEMRKEEVLLLRSHMVRQEALKHKDSLLGESVKLDLSEIPSFKDIDRSLDIHTLNEDGELWLAYEGLKETNTFLESQMQEMERVHSDKCQSLLEEVNKLKAEKEQQQKLLAQSLLLPEDARIDASLKHEIIRLTNDNLENMDRQEKQDKIIRKLKKQLKFYMKKVGDYEANTQQMTDAAAMNAPMRAVHITRKEKEYQGMLKYTEGEENRLLKNLVTDLKPRGVAVSLIPGLPAYIIFMCLRYADYVNNDRRVSNLLNSTISSIKGVIKRRAGDFEVVSFWLANSCRLLHCLKQYSGDEVFMTHNTAKQNEQCLSNFELSEYQQVFGDLAIQIYCQLIKSMENVMQPLIVASMLEHETIQGVLGSKPTGLRKRSTSYPEEEAVTVEVLLQRLGLFHTTMSQHGMDPDLIKQVVKQQFYIICAVTLNHLLLRKDMCSWSKGLQIRYNIWQLEEWLAERELSDCGAKETLEPLVQAAQLLQIKKKTEADAQAICSMCTALTTAQILKVLTLYTPVIEFEERVPTAFITTIKNILKDRGESAPLMMDGNKIFSVTLPFTPSTVALETIQVPASLNLSFLTRI; encoded by the exons GAATTGTCCTGGTTGCCATAAATCCCTATGAGAGCTTGCCCATATATGAAGCTGACATCATCAATGCCTACAGTGGGCAGAACATGGGGGACATGGACCCCCATATATTTGCAGTGGCGGAGGAAGCATATAAACAGATGGCCAG GGATGAAAGAAATCAATCCATCATAGTGAGCGGGGAGTCTGGAGCGGGCAAAACCGTCTCTGCTAAGTTTGCTATGCGTTACTTTGCCACAGTCAGCTCTTCTGGGGACACCAGTGTTGAGGATCGAGTCCTCGCCTCCAGCCCCATCATGGAG GCCCTCGGGAATGCCAAGACAACAAGGAACGACAACAGCAGTCGCTTCGGGAAGTACATTGAGATTGGGTTTGACAAGAAGCATTGTATAATTGGTGCTAACATGAGAACCTACTTACTGGAAAAGTCCAGGGTTGTGTTTCAG GCCCATGGAGAAAGGAACTATCATATATTCTATCAGCTGTGTGCCTCTTCACATTTACCAGAGTTCAAGGCCTTTAAGTTAG GTTGCGCAGATGACTTCCACTGTATTAACCAGGGTCAGAGCCCAGTCATAGATGGAGTGGATGATGCCAAAGAGATGCGCAGCACCAGGAAGGCCTTCTCACTTTTAG GAATCTCTGAAAGTGACCAAATGGAAATTTACCAGATAATGGCATCTATTCTCCACCTTAGCAATGTGGAGATTAAAGATCAGTCAACAGACAGAAGCAGCATCTCG CCAGATAATGTGCACCTGATGGTGTTTTGTGAGCTGATGGGGGTTCCATGCGAAGAAATGGCCCACTGGTTGTGTCACAGGACGCTCAAGACGACCACAGAAACCTACGTGAAGTCTTTCTCCAAAGTGAACGCGGTCAATGGCCGAGATGCCCTGGCTAAACACATCTATGCCAAACTCTTCAGCGTGATTGTGGGGAGTATTAACAGCGCTTTAAAAACTGGAGCCAAACAACACTCATTCATTGGTGTGCTCGACATTTACGG GTTTGAAACATTTGATGTGAACAGCTTTGAGCAGTTTTGCATCAATTATGCCAATGAGAAGCTTCAACAACAGTTCAACCTG CATGTTTTCAAATTGGAGCAAGAGGAGTACATGAAAGAGGAGATCTCCTGGACATTGATCGACTTCTATGACAACCAGCCGTGCATTGATCTAATTGAGGCGAAGCTGGGAGTCCTGGACCTCCTTGATGAGGAAtgcaag ATGCCAAAAGGCTCTGATGACACATGGGCCCAAAAACTGTACAACACCCTCCTGAAGCAGAATGTCCACTTTGATAAACCCAGGTTATCAAACAGAGCTTTCATCATCCATCACTTTGCAGACAAG GTGGAGTACCAGTGTGAGGGCttcctggagaaaaacaaggaCACGGTCAATGAGGAGCAAATAAATGTGCTGAAAAAGAGCCAG TTTGATTTGCTTCTGAAATTGTTTGAGGAAGATGAGAAGGCAAAGGGTTCCACCAACAAACGTACTGGCGTAACTGGAAGGGCTGGTCCAAGTCATAAGGATAACAAGAAGACTGTTGGACTGCAG TTTCGACAGTCTCTACATTTGCTGATGGACACACTTAATGCTACGAGTCCTCACTACGTACGCTGCATTAAGCCAAATGATGATAAATCTCCGTTCAC CTTGGACCCTGTGAGGGCAGTGCAGCAGCTGCGTGCATGTGGTGTCCTCGAGACAATCCGGATCTCAGCAACCGGCTTCCCATCTAG GTGGACCTATCAAGAATTCTTCAGACGTTATCGGGTCCTCATGAAGCAAAAAGATGTTCTCAATGATATAAAACAGACATGCAAAAATCTCCTAGAAAAACTTGTGAAG GACCAGGATAAGTACCAGTTTGGCAAAAACAAGATCTTCTTCAGGGCTGGTCAGGTGGCTTACCTGGAGAAGCTGCGTTCCGACAAGCTGCGTATGGCTTGTGTCAGCATCCAGAAGACTATCCGCTGCTGGTTAGCCCGCAAAAAGTATCTGAGGATGAAGGGTTCTGCCATTACCATTCAGAGATATGTACGGGGCCACCAGGCCCGTTG ttATGTTCAGGGTCTACGAAGAACCAGAGCAGCCATTGTCATCCAGCGGAACGTTCGCATGTGGGTGAACAGGAGACACTATCAGCAGCAGCGCTTGGCAGCCATCACCATCCAGTGCTTCCTGAGGGCCTACATGGCCAGAAAGCAGTATTATAAG TTGATGTTTGAGCAAAAGGCTGTTGTGATCCAGAAGTGGGTGAAAGGCTGGCTGGCCAGACAGCGTTACAAACGCACCATGGCATCTATCGtcctgctgcagagctgtgtgCGCCGCATACAGGCCAAGAAGGAATTAaagaagctgaagctggagGCGCGCTCTGTTGAGCACTTTAAGAAGCTCAACTATGGCATGGAGAACAAAAtcatgcagctgcagcacaagaTAAATGATCAG caaaaagaaaacaaagagctcCGTGAGAGGCTGAGTGTTGTGGAGAAGACCCAGagtatagagagagagagacagagcagagagattgAGAACCTACGTAGATCCGAGCAGAAGGTCCGAGGCCAGGCAGAGACACTTCCCTCTCTGCTGGAGCAGCTCTCCTTCCTTCAACATGAGTTGGAAAACACgcgcagagagaaagaagaccTGGAGGAGCAGACAAAGGTCTATAAGGAGCAGACTCAACAG GTAGTAGAAGAGCTTAATATGAAGAACAGCTTGTTGAACAGTGAAAAAGACGAACTCAACACATTATTCGTTGAACAAGCACAAAAGTTAACAG agaTTACAACCAACGTAGAGAACACTAAACAGATGGAGAAGGACTTAATGGAAGAACGTTCTCGCTACCAAGGTCTGCTGAGTGAACACCTGCACCTGGAGGAGCAGAACAGAGACCTGAAAGAGAAGATGGATCTCAGCATT AGTTCAAGCAAACCTGGTCACAAGAGGACAGACTCCAACTACAGCAGTTACTCCTCAGAGTTTAGTCTGAGCGTAGGTTCTACAGAGGGAGAGGACAGATCTTCACAGAAAGAG GATGAGACCGAGGCCACGGTGGACCTGCCTGTGCTTCTGAAGCTCCAGAGAAGAGTGAAGGAactggagcaggagaaacaGTCACTGTGGCAGCAGCTAGATAAGAGAGAAGAAGCCAAACAAGAAAAGGCAAAA gaggtggaggagcagagaactGTTGGCAGAACAGAACTGGATTTGGAGACACTGAAG AGGCAAGAGTTGGAGTCTGACAACAAGAAGCTGAAACAGGATCTGAACGAGCTGCGAAAGTCTCTGACCAATGAGAACAGTGAGTCGATGCCTCCTGACCCTGGTACCCGGCCCTACGAGGTACTGATGGAACAACTCACCTCCTCCAacgaggagctggagatgagaaaagaagaagtgcTGCTGCTTCGATCGCATATGGTCCGCCAAGAAGCTCTTAAACATAAG GACTCTCTACTGGGCGAGAGTGTGAAATTAGACCTCAGTGAAATTCCCTCGTTTAAAGACATTGACAG ATCCCTGGATATCCATACTCTGAATGAAGATGGAGAGCTATGGCTGGCTTATGAAGGCTTAAAAGAGACCAACAC GTTCCTGGAGAGCCAGATGCAGGAGATGGAGCGTGTTCACAGTGATAAGTGCCAGAGTCTTCTCGAGGAGGTGAACAAGCTGAAGGctgagaaggagcagcagcagaagctgtTGGCTCAGAGCCTCCTTCTGCCTGAAGACGCCCGAATCGACGCCAGCCTGAAGCATGAGATCATACGGCTCACCAATGATAACCTG GAGAACATGGATCGgcaagaaaaacaagataaaatcaTACGCAAGTTGAAAAAGCAACTTAAATTTTACATGAAAAAAGTTGGCGATTATGAAG CAAACACTCAACAAATGACCGATGCCGCTGCAATGAACGCTCCAATGAGAGCTGTTCATATCACCCGCAAGGAGAAAGAGTATCAGGGCATGTTGAAGTACACGGAGGGCGAGGAGAACCGCCTGCTAAAAAATCTGGTCACAG ATCTGAAGCCTCGCGGCGTAGCAGTTAGCCTCATTCCTGGGCTTCCTGCCTACATCATCTTTATGTGCCTCCGGTACGCGGACTATGTGAATAATGACCGGAGAGTCAGCAATCTGCTCAATTCCACCATCAGCAGCATTAAAGGGGTCATCAAG AGACGAGCAGGTGATTTCGAAGTAGTTTCCTTTTGGTTGGCCAACAGCTGCCGGCTGCTGCACTGTTTGAAGCAGTACAGTGGAGATGAG GTCTTCATGACGCACAACACTGCCAAACAAAACGAGCAGTGCTTGTCCAACTTTGAACTGTCAGAGTACCAGCAGGTCTTTGGTGACCTGGCCATTCAAATCTACTGTCAGCTCATCAAGAGCATGGAGAACGTCATGCAGCCCCTGATAG TGGCAAGCATGCTGGAGCACGAGACGATCCAGGGAGTCCTGGGGTCCAAACCGACAggcctgaggaagaggagcacgaGTTacccagaggaggaggctgtcACCGTGGAAGTCCTCCTGCAGCGTCTTGGCCTCTTCCACACCACCATGAGTCAGCATGGGATGGACCCAGACCTCATCAAACAGGTGGTGAAGCAGCAGTTCTACATCATCTGCGCAGTCACCCTCAACCACCTGCTGCTGCGGAAGGACATGTGCTCCTGGAGTAAAGGCCTGCAGATCAG GTACAATATTTGGCAACTGGAGGAGTGGCTGGCGGAGCGGGAGTTGTCAGACTGTGGTGCCAAGGAGACTCTGGAGCCGCTGGTACAGGCTGCACAGCTTCTGCAGATCAAGAAGAAGACGGAGGCTGATGCCCAAGCTATCTGCAGCATGTGCACCGCCCTCACCACGGCACAG ATTTTGAAAGTGTTGACCCTGTACACTCCAGTGATTGAATTTGAAGAGCGAGTGCCAACCGCTTTCATCACAACTATTAAA aacATTTTGAAAGACAGAGGTGAGTCGGCCCCTTTGATGATGGACGGCAACAAGATCTTCTCCGTCACGCTCCCCTTCACACCCTCCACTGTGGCTCTGGAGACCATCCAGGTTCCTGCTAGTCTTAATCTGAGCTTCCTCACCCGCATCTAA